One Aegilops tauschii subsp. strangulata cultivar AL8/78 chromosome 2, Aet v6.0, whole genome shotgun sequence genomic window, AACCACCGGGGGGCACCAACCCACATCCGACGCTACCAAAATCGCATCGATCGCGCGGCGGTACCAGAGACAAAGGAAGGGGGTCGGGGGATCCGGGCGGCGTCACCATACCTTGAGGATGCCGAGCTTGACGGAGCCGTAGACGACGCCGATGCCGACGGCGGAGACCCTGGCGACCTGCAAATCGCGAGGGGGGGAACAAGAGGCGGGTCAGTCAGTCAGTCAGCCAGCCAGATCTGATCCGCGGACGAatcggggggagggaggggcgCGAGGGTCGGAGTGCTTACGAGGGCGAGGGTGCTCTTGCCGGAGTAGGGTCCCGGGGTGAACGGCA contains:
- the LOC120974817 gene encoding uncharacterized protein, with product MPFTPGPYSGKSTLALVARVSAVGIGVVYGSVKLGILKMTKPKEEAAAHH